In a single window of the Bacillus mycoides genome:
- the lytS gene encoding two-component system sensor histidine kinase LytS, whose amino-acid sequence MLNLVLMMIERVGLIVILGFLLSHIKTFRRLLHKQDGYVDKFKLICIFSVFTIVSNYTGIEIAGNTIMNENWLQGVSSSSTIANTRIMGVGISGLLGGPIVGIGVGSIAGIHRYMLGGTTAVSCAISSILAGIITGYIGYIFKKYNRTITPKFSAILSVFIVTLEMLMILLIIEDGLSVVKTIALPMILVNSFGSFILLSMILAILRQEENAKALQTHKVLRIADKTLPYFRQGLTEESCKHVAQIIHRFTGTDAVSLTDTEEILAHVGLASDHHIPSHSLITGLSKEVLKTGKIMKAKSREIINCQHEGCPLQAAVVIPLTSHGNTIGTLKLYFKNPNQLSRVEEELAEGLAKIFSTQLELGEAELQSKLLQDAEIKALQAQINPHFLFNAINTVSALCRTDVEKARKLLLQLSVYFRCNLQGARQLLIPLEQELNHVHAYLSLEQARFPNKYEVKMYIEEALKVTLVPPFVLQLLVENALRHAFPKKQPVCQVEVHVFEKEGMVHFKVKDNGQGIESERLEQLGKMVVPSKKGTGTALYNINERLIGLFGKETMLQIESELEQGTKILFVIPKKVEEEKRSVKSISS is encoded by the coding sequence ATGCTAAATTTAGTACTTATGATGATTGAACGCGTCGGACTTATTGTTATTTTAGGATTTTTACTCTCTCATATTAAAACGTTCCGGCGTCTTCTTCATAAGCAAGACGGATATGTAGATAAGTTTAAGCTTATTTGTATTTTTTCAGTGTTTACAATTGTAAGCAATTACACAGGGATTGAAATAGCAGGAAATACTATTATGAATGAAAATTGGTTACAAGGTGTTTCATCATCCAGCACAATTGCGAATACACGAATCATGGGTGTTGGAATTAGTGGATTGCTTGGCGGTCCTATCGTCGGAATTGGAGTAGGTTCTATTGCGGGTATTCATCGTTATATGCTTGGCGGGACGACGGCAGTAAGTTGTGCAATTTCATCAATTTTGGCTGGGATTATAACAGGTTATATTGGATACATTTTCAAAAAATATAACCGTACTATTACTCCTAAATTTTCTGCGATTTTAAGTGTTTTTATCGTTACTTTAGAAATGCTTATGATTCTATTAATTATAGAAGATGGACTTAGTGTTGTGAAAACAATTGCGCTACCGATGATTCTTGTAAATAGTTTTGGCAGTTTCATTTTACTTTCGATGATACTAGCTATTTTACGACAAGAAGAAAACGCAAAAGCTTTGCAAACGCATAAAGTATTACGAATTGCTGATAAGACGTTACCATATTTCCGCCAAGGGTTAACAGAAGAGTCTTGTAAACATGTGGCACAAATTATTCACCGCTTTACGGGAACAGATGCGGTATCCTTAACAGATACAGAGGAAATCTTAGCTCATGTTGGATTAGCATCAGATCATCATATTCCTTCACACAGTTTAATAACAGGTTTATCAAAAGAAGTATTAAAAACAGGGAAAATAATGAAGGCAAAATCACGTGAGATTATTAATTGTCAACATGAAGGGTGTCCATTACAAGCGGCAGTTGTTATTCCATTAACTTCACATGGAAATACGATAGGGACATTAAAACTTTATTTTAAAAACCCTAATCAATTAAGTCGTGTTGAAGAAGAGTTAGCGGAAGGGCTAGCGAAAATATTCTCCACACAGCTTGAGTTAGGTGAAGCTGAGTTACAAAGTAAGTTATTGCAAGATGCCGAAATAAAAGCGTTGCAAGCACAAATCAATCCGCATTTTTTATTTAATGCAATTAATACCGTATCGGCTTTATGCCGAACAGATGTAGAAAAAGCGAGGAAATTATTATTGCAGCTTAGCGTTTATTTTCGTTGTAATTTGCAAGGGGCACGACAATTACTTATTCCATTAGAACAAGAGTTGAATCATGTACATGCATATTTATCGTTAGAGCAAGCGAGGTTTCCGAATAAGTATGAAGTGAAGATGTACATTGAAGAGGCACTAAAGGTGACTTTAGTTCCACCATTTGTGCTTCAGCTATTAGTTGAAAATGCATTGCGCCATGCTTTTCCGAAAAAGCAGCCAGTGTGCCAAGTCGAGGTACATGTGTTTGAAAAAGAAGGGATGGTTCACTTTAAAGTAAAGGATAATGGACAAGGGATTGAGAGTGAACGTCTAGAGCAATTAGGAAAAATGGTAGTTCCATCAAAGAAAGGGACGGGAACAGCCTTATATAATATTAATGAACGACTTATCGGGTTATTTGGGAAAGAGACAATGCTTCAAATTGAAAGTGAATTAGAGCAAGGGACAAAGATCCTCT